One genomic window of Kaistia geumhonensis includes the following:
- a CDS encoding L,D-transpeptidase codes for MSVRTALAAISISAGLLVSAAVPASANLLFPGPASVYAKVSIADQRMDVVVNRGNGKKETYSWKVSTGRKGFETPPGKFRPDYIDELHHSTKYENAPMPFSVFFNDGIAVHGTTELKRLGSPASHGCVRLDPQNAEVFFRAVADIGMERTAIIVEK; via the coding sequence ATGTCCGTCCGCACCGCCCTCGCCGCCATTTCCATATCCGCCGGCCTGCTCGTTTCCGCCGCGGTGCCCGCCTCGGCCAACCTGCTCTTTCCGGGCCCGGCCAGCGTCTATGCCAAAGTCTCGATCGCCGACCAGCGCATGGACGTCGTGGTCAATCGCGGCAACGGCAAGAAGGAGACCTATTCCTGGAAGGTCTCGACGGGCCGCAAGGGCTTCGAGACGCCGCCCGGCAAGTTCCGCCCGGACTATATCGACGAGTTGCACCACTCGACGAAATACGAGAATGCGCCGATGCCGTTCTCCGTGTTCTTCAACGACGGGATCGCCGTGCACGGTACCACCGAGCTGAAGCGGCTCGGCTCGCCGGCCTCGCATGGCTGCGTGCGCCTCGATCCGCAGAATGCCGAGGTCTTCTTCCGCGCCGTCGCCGATATCGGGATGGAGCGCACGGCGATCATCGTCGAAAAGTAG
- a CDS encoding L,D-transpeptidase, with the protein MPRRLKILALLAAPFAVLSGGAQAEVVARVSLSSQAMVVYVDGVPVYDWAVSTARRGFRTPTGSYRPTRMHRMWYSKKYDNAPMPNSIFFTGGYAVHGTPHVRALGRPASHGCIRLHPDNARTLYSLVADQGMGNARIVITR; encoded by the coding sequence ATGCCTCGTCGACTGAAGATCCTAGCCCTTCTCGCCGCGCCCTTCGCGGTTCTGTCGGGCGGAGCGCAAGCCGAAGTGGTGGCGCGCGTCAGCCTGTCGTCACAGGCGATGGTGGTCTATGTCGACGGCGTCCCGGTCTATGACTGGGCGGTCTCGACCGCGCGGCGCGGCTTCCGCACGCCAACGGGCTCCTATCGCCCGACCCGCATGCACCGCATGTGGTATTCCAAGAAATACGACAACGCGCCGATGCCGAATTCGATCTTCTTCACCGGCGGATATGCCGTACACGGCACGCCGCATGTCCGGGCTCTCGGCCGGCCTGCCTCGCATGGCTGCATCCGCCTCCATCCCGACAATGCGCGCACCCTCTACAGCCTTGTCGCGGATCAGGGGATGGGCAATGCGCGCATCGTGATCACACGTTGA
- a CDS encoding glycosyltransferase, whose protein sequence is MSKLYIDATVPLRWGPHPPVGIPRVESAIVRQALRNNAGPSKGKSARQVRFFMINRNGEARFLDRRELAYLGDLVEGRAAAVESGAGESVLARTRLVLKSIRAGAAATGKEFDRVSASYISGRNDRRGIAYQAAKTFIRVAKLVGGRRAPAFAAPGPDPLLDPDAACFISTAGLHALASSGRGDGIAARLATILHDLIPLDHPKLVDRSHARNFEKDVAWMFGHCERIITVSAHTAETARRYSGENGVETAPSIAVSRLGSFLKEGLRHKPLEPVPALAGRRFALYCSTIEIRKNHLMLLKVWSRLIPEFGERLPKLVFCGRWGWMNDEVEAYLAAHPELESHLVQLSDMSDAELGWLYAHADFGLYPSRAEGWGLGAAECLDFGLPVLISETPSLSEATQGLMPITGMDDEEGWTALVRRAVEDPTFLQELTARIATGYLPISETRFSSRVLSLVAGEMPDVPALPQSASPKSALPRLSPWRPAQRMEGPPRMETLAGT, encoded by the coding sequence TTGAGCAAGCTCTACATCGACGCCACGGTGCCCCTGCGCTGGGGACCTCACCCGCCGGTCGGCATCCCGCGCGTCGAGAGCGCGATCGTCCGCCAAGCGCTGCGCAACAACGCGGGCCCGAGCAAGGGCAAGAGCGCGCGGCAGGTCCGCTTCTTCATGATCAACCGGAACGGAGAGGCGCGTTTCCTAGATCGGCGCGAACTGGCCTATCTCGGCGACCTCGTCGAGGGACGCGCAGCCGCCGTAGAATCCGGCGCCGGAGAAAGCGTCCTCGCGCGGACGCGCCTGGTGCTGAAGTCAATCCGCGCCGGCGCCGCCGCGACGGGCAAGGAGTTCGATCGCGTCTCCGCCTCCTACATTTCGGGCAGGAACGACCGTCGCGGGATCGCCTACCAGGCCGCCAAGACCTTCATCCGCGTGGCGAAGCTCGTCGGCGGCCGGCGGGCGCCGGCCTTTGCCGCGCCCGGGCCCGACCCGCTGCTCGATCCCGATGCCGCCTGCTTCATCTCGACCGCCGGGTTGCATGCCCTGGCGAGCAGCGGGCGCGGCGACGGCATCGCGGCGCGGCTCGCGACGATCCTGCATGATCTCATCCCCCTCGACCACCCGAAGCTGGTCGATCGGAGCCACGCGCGGAACTTCGAGAAGGACGTCGCCTGGATGTTCGGCCATTGCGAGCGGATCATCACCGTTTCCGCCCACACGGCCGAGACGGCCCGGCGCTATTCCGGCGAAAACGGCGTCGAGACGGCGCCCTCCATTGCCGTTTCGCGGCTCGGCTCGTTCCTCAAGGAAGGGCTGCGCCACAAGCCGCTCGAGCCGGTCCCCGCGCTCGCCGGCCGCCGCTTCGCGCTCTATTGCTCCACGATCGAGATCCGCAAGAACCACCTCATGCTTCTGAAGGTGTGGTCGCGACTCATCCCTGAGTTCGGCGAGCGGCTACCGAAGCTCGTCTTCTGCGGGCGCTGGGGCTGGATGAACGACGAAGTCGAGGCCTATCTCGCTGCGCATCCCGAACTGGAGAGCCATCTCGTGCAGCTTTCGGACATGAGCGACGCCGAACTCGGTTGGCTCTATGCGCATGCCGATTTCGGTCTCTACCCCTCCCGCGCCGAGGGCTGGGGCCTGGGCGCCGCCGAGTGTCTCGATTTCGGCCTGCCGGTCCTGATCTCGGAGACACCGTCGCTGTCGGAGGCGACGCAAGGCCTGATGCCGATCACGGGCATGGACGATGAGGAAGGATGGACTGCACTCGTGCGACGCGCGGTGGAGGACCCCACCTTCCTGCAGGAGCTCACGGCCCGCATCGCGACCGGCTATCTGCCGATCAGCGAGACGCGCTTCAGCAGTCGCGTTCTCTCGCTCGTCGCCGGAGAGATGCCGGACGTCCCGGCCCTGCCACAGTCCGCCTCGCCGAAGTCTGCCTTGCCGCGGCTCTCGCCGTGGCGCCCGGCCCAGCGAATGGAGGGGCCGCCGCGCATGGAGACACTGGCAGGGACCTGA
- a CDS encoding tetratricopeptide repeat protein — MTDIFHEVEEDLRKEQAKRLWRRFGPYVILLAVLIVVATAGWRGWLYWREQQAAATGDRFVAALQLAEEGKRDEALKALEDLSNTGSGGYPMIARFRSAAELAAAGKTDDAVKAFDALSAETSTPPLFKAMARLRAAMLLVDTADLPAMKARLDDLAATGGPWRNAARELLGLSAWRAGDLEAARGYFNEIAQDPSSVESTKARANLMLELIRSKIGAAPEPAKS; from the coding sequence ATGACCGATATCTTTCATGAAGTCGAAGAGGATCTGCGCAAGGAGCAGGCGAAGAGGCTGTGGCGCCGCTTCGGGCCCTATGTGATTCTCCTCGCGGTCCTCATCGTCGTCGCGACGGCCGGCTGGCGCGGCTGGCTCTACTGGCGCGAGCAGCAGGCGGCAGCCACGGGCGACCGCTTCGTCGCTGCCCTCCAGCTCGCCGAGGAAGGCAAGCGCGACGAGGCGCTGAAGGCGCTCGAGGATCTCTCGAATACAGGCAGCGGCGGCTACCCCATGATCGCCCGATTCCGCTCGGCGGCCGAGCTGGCCGCTGCGGGCAAGACCGACGATGCCGTAAAGGCCTTCGATGCGCTCTCCGCCGAGACATCGACGCCGCCGCTCTTCAAGGCGATGGCGCGGCTTCGGGCGGCGATGCTGCTTGTCGACACCGCCGACCTGCCGGCCATGAAGGCCCGGCTCGACGATCTCGCTGCGACCGGCGGTCCCTGGCGCAACGCAGCCCGCGAACTGCTCGGCCTGTCGGCCTGGCGCGCGGGCGATCTCGAGGCGGCGCGCGGCTATTTCAACGAGATCGCACAGGATCCAAGTTCGGTCGAATCCACCAAGGCGCGCGCCAATCTGATGCTGGAGCTGATCCGTTCGAAGATCGGCGCCGCCCCGGAGCCCGCCAAGTCCTGA
- a CDS encoding Crp/Fnr family transcriptional regulator → MTTLDDARALAGRAAWLAEADPRFRRAVLEGCLMQHFEAQQVIYGVGDGPGGIHCLISGSVRVSVASAESGPFFGHLMRPGTWIGEGPLITRQPRLVGLSAGRRSEVLLLPLPTIQSLLEAHPAGWHAIAMLTFVNLQTAVLALNDLMIRDDTKRLAATLLRLSGHRFVSLAEAEPIELDMSQEDLATMANLARSTTLAILHRFVEAELIRLDYRHIVILEPERLRRMLVRD, encoded by the coding sequence GTGACTACACTGGATGATGCCCGCGCGCTCGCAGGCCGTGCCGCATGGCTCGCCGAGGCCGATCCTCGATTTCGGCGGGCGGTGCTGGAAGGCTGCCTGATGCAGCATTTCGAAGCGCAGCAGGTGATCTATGGCGTCGGCGACGGTCCGGGCGGCATCCACTGCCTGATCTCGGGCAGCGTCAGGGTCAGCGTCGCCTCGGCGGAAAGCGGGCCGTTCTTCGGCCATCTGATGCGTCCCGGCACCTGGATCGGCGAAGGACCGCTGATCACGCGCCAGCCGCGGCTCGTCGGTCTCTCGGCGGGGCGTCGCAGCGAGGTGCTGCTGCTGCCATTGCCGACGATCCAGTCACTCCTGGAGGCGCATCCGGCCGGCTGGCATGCCATCGCCATGCTGACCTTCGTCAATCTGCAGACGGCGGTACTTGCGCTCAACGATCTGATGATCCGCGACGACACGAAGCGGCTGGCGGCCACCCTTCTGAGACTGTCCGGCCACCGCTTCGTAAGCCTCGCCGAGGCGGAGCCGATCGAACTCGACATGAGCCAGGAAGATCTCGCGACGATGGCAAATCTCGCTCGCTCGACGACGCTCGCCATCCTACACCGTTTCGTCGAGGCAGAGCTCATCCGCCTCGACTATCGCCACATCGTCATCCTGGAGCCGGAGCGGCTGCGCAGGATGCTCGTGCGCGACTAG
- the panB gene encoding 3-methyl-2-oxobutanoate hydroxymethyltransferase: MSVEANIRRVTAVDIRARKGGEPIVSLTSYHAHTAAIIDPFVDFMLVGDSLGMVMHGMETTIPVTLDMMILQGQAVMRGSKRALVVVDLPFGSYEESPAVAFRSAVRIMKETGCGAVKMEGGRQMAETVRFLVDRGVPVMGHVGLTPQAINTMGGFKVQGRSEASAEAVLADADAIAAAGAFAMVVEGVVEPLARAITERVPIPTIGIGASPACDGQILVLEDMLGLSPRVPKFVKRFGSLAGMIEESVSAYAGAVRDRSFPGEENVYKPKT; the protein is encoded by the coding sequence ATGTCCGTCGAGGCCAACATCCGCCGCGTGACGGCGGTCGATATTCGCGCGCGCAAGGGCGGGGAGCCGATCGTCTCTCTGACCTCCTATCACGCGCACACCGCCGCGATCATCGATCCCTTCGTCGACTTCATGCTGGTCGGCGATTCGCTCGGCATGGTGATGCATGGGATGGAGACGACCATCCCTGTCACGCTCGACATGATGATCCTGCAGGGTCAGGCGGTCATGCGCGGTTCGAAGCGTGCACTCGTCGTCGTCGATTTGCCGTTCGGCTCCTATGAGGAGAGCCCCGCCGTCGCCTTTCGCTCGGCGGTGCGCATCATGAAGGAGACGGGCTGCGGCGCCGTGAAGATGGAGGGCGGCCGCCAGATGGCCGAGACGGTGCGCTTCCTCGTCGATCGCGGCGTGCCGGTGATGGGGCATGTCGGACTGACACCGCAGGCGATCAACACCATGGGCGGCTTCAAGGTGCAGGGCCGTAGCGAGGCGAGCGCCGAGGCGGTGCTTGCCGATGCCGACGCCATCGCCGCGGCCGGCGCCTTCGCGATGGTCGTCGAGGGCGTCGTCGAGCCGCTCGCCCGCGCAATCACCGAGCGCGTGCCGATCCCGACGATCGGCATCGGGGCCTCACCGGCCTGCGATGGGCAGATTCTGGTGCTCGAAGACATGCTCGGCCTGTCGCCGCGCGTGCCGAAATTTGTCAAGCGCTTCGGGTCGCTGGCCGGCATGATCGAGGAATCGGTCTCGGCCTATGCCGGGGCGGTCCGCGACCGCTCCTTCCCCGGCGAAGAGAACGTCTACAAGCCGAAAACCTGA
- the purF gene encoding amidophosphoribosyltransferase, with the protein MDDFSLLPSRPDDDRFHEECGVFGVFGHPDAAALTALGLHALQHRGQEAAGIAAHDGRQFSIERHIGLVGDNFTRKAVIDRLPGPRAIGHNRYSTTGGAGLRNVQPMFAEFAGGGFAVAHNGNLTNAMTLKRELQRRGSLFQSTSDTETIIHLIATSNHGRLLDRFIDAIRRIEGAYSLVALSEKKMLGCRDPLGVRPLVLGRLDDAYILASETCALDIIGASYVRDINAGEVVIITDDGIESLYPFERQASRFCIFEYVYFARPDSAVDGRGVYAVRKNIGAELARESGIDADIVVPVPDSGVPAAIGYAEEAGIPFDLGIIRNHYVGRTFIEPTDAIRHMGVKLKHNANRAILAGKRVILVDDSIVRGTTSMKIVQMVRDAGAAEVHMRIASPPTTDSCFYGVDTPEKSKLIAAQMSVEEIGRYIKADSLAFISIDGLYRAVGEAKRNGDLPQFCDACFTGDYPTRLSDFDDRGKIRPLPLLAEAS; encoded by the coding sequence ATGGACGATTTCTCTCTGCTGCCTTCCCGCCCCGACGACGACCGCTTCCATGAGGAATGCGGCGTCTTCGGCGTTTTCGGCCATCCCGACGCCGCCGCGCTGACGGCGCTCGGCCTGCACGCGCTCCAGCATCGCGGCCAGGAAGCCGCCGGCATCGCCGCGCACGACGGCCGCCAGTTCTCGATCGAGCGGCATATCGGCCTCGTGGGCGACAACTTCACGCGGAAGGCTGTCATCGACCGCCTGCCGGGTCCGCGCGCCATCGGCCACAACCGCTATTCGACCACGGGTGGTGCCGGGCTGCGCAATGTCCAACCCATGTTTGCCGAGTTTGCCGGCGGCGGCTTCGCGGTCGCGCATAACGGCAATCTCACCAACGCCATGACGCTGAAACGCGAGTTGCAGCGGCGCGGCTCGCTCTTCCAGTCGACTTCGGACACCGAGACGATCATCCATCTGATCGCCACCTCGAACCATGGCCGCCTCCTCGACCGCTTCATCGACGCGATCCGCCGCATCGAGGGCGCCTATTCGCTCGTCGCCCTCTCCGAGAAGAAGATGCTCGGCTGCCGCGATCCGCTCGGCGTGCGGCCGCTGGTGCTCGGCCGGCTGGACGACGCCTATATCCTCGCGTCCGAGACCTGCGCTCTCGACATCATCGGCGCCAGCTATGTGCGCGACATCAATGCCGGCGAGGTGGTGATCATCACCGACGATGGCATTGAGAGCCTCTATCCGTTCGAGCGTCAGGCCTCGCGCTTCTGCATCTTCGAATATGTCTATTTCGCGCGGCCGGATTCCGCCGTCGACGGCCGCGGCGTCTATGCCGTGCGCAAGAATATCGGCGCCGAACTGGCGCGCGAGAGCGGCATCGACGCCGACATCGTCGTTCCGGTACCCGATTCGGGCGTGCCGGCGGCGATCGGCTATGCCGAGGAAGCGGGTATCCCGTTCGATCTCGGCATCATCCGCAACCACTATGTCGGACGCACCTTCATCGAGCCGACGGACGCGATCCGCCATATGGGCGTCAAGCTGAAGCACAACGCCAACCGCGCCATCCTGGCCGGCAAGCGTGTCATTCTCGTCGACGATTCGATCGTGCGCGGCACCACCTCGATGAAGATCGTTCAGATGGTGCGCGACGCCGGCGCGGCCGAGGTGCATATGCGCATCGCCAGCCCGCCGACCACCGACAGCTGTTTTTACGGCGTCGACACGCCGGAGAAGTCGAAGCTGATCGCCGCCCAGATGAGCGTCGAGGAGATCGGGCGCTACATCAAGGCCGACAGCCTCGCCTTCATCTCGATCGACGGGCTTTACCGGGCAGTCGGCGAGGCGAAGCGCAACGGCGACCTGCCACAATTCTGCGACGCCTGCTTCACCGGCGACTATCCGACCCGCCTCTCCGATTTCGACGATCGCGGCAAGATCCGGCCGCTGCCGCTTCTCGCTGAGGCGAGCTGA
- a CDS encoding SDR family NAD(P)-dependent oxidoreductase has product MTTPDFSGRLVVVTGASRGVGWQVATALGAAGAHVIAIAKTVGALEELDDAIRAKGGSATLVPLDLRDLDAIDRLGLSIYERWGKLDALVGNAALLGLITPVTHLDQKDWNDVMTVNVTANYRLIRSLDPLLRLSDAGRALFMTSSVGSSPRPFWGAYAASKAALEALVRVYAGEVASTTIRANLFDPGRLRTQMRAKAAPGEDPETVALPAVVVPDILRMISPGFLDNGTRFEFPTRTVTQLL; this is encoded by the coding sequence ATGACCACCCCTGACTTCTCCGGCCGCCTCGTCGTCGTGACCGGGGCCTCGCGCGGCGTCGGCTGGCAGGTGGCGACGGCGCTCGGCGCGGCCGGAGCCCATGTCATCGCTATCGCCAAGACGGTGGGGGCGCTGGAAGAGCTCGACGACGCCATCCGCGCCAAAGGCGGCAGCGCGACGCTGGTGCCGCTCGATCTGCGTGATCTCGACGCCATCGACCGCCTCGGGCTGTCGATTTACGAGCGCTGGGGCAAGCTCGACGCGCTGGTCGGCAATGCCGCGCTGCTCGGCCTCATCACGCCGGTGACCCATCTCGACCAGAAGGACTGGAACGACGTCATGACGGTCAACGTCACGGCGAACTACCGATTGATCCGCTCCCTCGATCCACTGCTGCGTCTCTCGGATGCCGGCCGGGCGCTGTTCATGACTTCGTCGGTCGGATCGAGCCCCCGGCCCTTCTGGGGCGCCTATGCCGCCTCCAAGGCGGCGCTGGAGGCGCTCGTGCGCGTCTATGCGGGTGAGGTCGCTTCCACGACGATCCGCGCCAATCTCTTCGATCCCGGACGGCTGCGCACGCAGATGCGCGCCAAGGCGGCGCCGGGGGAGGATCCCGAGACGGTCGCCTTGCCCGCGGTCGTCGTTCCCGACATCCTGCGCATGATCTCGCCGGGCTTCTTGGACAACGGCACGCGCTTCGAGTTCCCGACTCGCACCGTCACGCAGCTCCTCTGA
- a CDS encoding DUF6502 family protein yields MNDRDRTALDAGRLQAPLARLLRPLVRIAIRSGLTFPALVNLLRELYVNVAENDFALTSKNQTDSRVSLLTGIHRKEVSRLRGAGAPVNVVPASISRTSRILARWLADAEFSDRAGRPLPLPRIGSAGEASFDRLVESVTRDVRPRVVLDEWIDRGLVVQDAEDRITLVEQAFVPKSGSDQQLYYLGRNLHDHIAAAVANVEAQTPRFLERAVHYDGLTREVAEMLERRSREIAMDALTSANREAHAAAGEENAGPWRWNFGVYVYAEKVGGADDDADGGEGKP; encoded by the coding sequence ATGAACGACCGTGACCGCACGGCGCTCGACGCCGGCCGCCTGCAGGCGCCGCTGGCGCGGCTGCTCAGGCCGCTGGTGCGTATCGCCATTCGCAGCGGGCTTACTTTCCCTGCCCTCGTCAATCTTCTGCGCGAGCTTTACGTGAACGTCGCAGAGAATGATTTTGCGCTCACCTCGAAGAACCAGACGGATAGCCGGGTCAGCCTCCTGACCGGCATCCATCGCAAGGAAGTCAGCCGCCTGCGCGGGGCCGGAGCGCCAGTCAATGTCGTCCCGGCCTCCATCTCCCGCACCAGCCGCATCCTCGCGCGCTGGCTGGCGGATGCCGAATTCAGCGACCGGGCAGGCCGGCCGCTGCCTCTGCCGCGTATCGGCAGCGCAGGCGAGGCCTCGTTCGACCGGCTCGTCGAGTCGGTCACACGCGATGTTCGGCCCCGCGTCGTGCTCGACGAATGGATTGACCGCGGGCTGGTCGTCCAGGACGCCGAGGATCGTATCACTCTGGTCGAACAGGCCTTCGTGCCGAAGAGCGGCAGCGACCAGCAGCTCTATTATTTAGGCCGCAACCTTCATGATCACATCGCCGCAGCCGTGGCGAATGTCGAGGCCCAGACCCCCCGCTTTCTCGAGCGCGCCGTTCACTATGACGGGCTCACGCGCGAGGTTGCCGAGATGCTCGAGCGGCGCTCGCGCGAGATCGCCATGGACGCCCTCACCAGCGCCAATCGCGAGGCGCATGCCGCGGCCGGAGAGGAAAATGCCGGACCGTGGCGCTGGAATTTCGGCGTCTATGTCTACGCCGAAAAGGTCGGCGGCGCGGACGACGACGCGGACGGAGGGGAGGGAAAGCCGTGA
- the der gene encoding ribosome biogenesis GTPase Der, which yields MSFTAAIIGRPNVGKSTLFNRLVGSKIALVDDTPGVTRDRRPGEARIGDLHFTIIDTAGLEEADPASLEGRMRAQTEAAIAEADVSLFLIDARVGVTPVDEHFADLLRRVGKPVVLVANKAEGKIGEDGVMEAYSLGFGEPVAISAEHGQGMADLFNALLPFERLDEDKDIEEEGDEEVVIGPDGEEIFPELDTTKPIRVAIVGRPNAGKSTLINTMLGEERLLTGPEAGITRDSISVDWTWRDRGFKLFDTAGMRKKARVEQKLEKLSVGDALRSIRFAEVVVLMLDATMPFEKQDLQIADLVAREGRALVIAINKWDLIEDRQKAMAELREMAERLLPQVRGVPLVTLSGLTGSGIDKLMGEILRVYALWNRRVPTAALNRWLSGVLEHHPPPAVSGRRIKLRYMTQPKARPPTFVAFCSRPEALPEAYTRYLINGLREAFDLDAVPLRLMLRKGENPYEDKAKKR from the coding sequence ATGTCGTTCACGGCCGCCATCATCGGACGCCCCAATGTCGGCAAGTCGACGCTCTTCAACCGCCTGGTCGGCTCGAAGATCGCACTTGTCGACGATACGCCCGGCGTGACGCGCGATCGCCGTCCGGGCGAGGCGCGCATCGGCGATCTGCACTTCACCATCATCGACACGGCCGGCCTCGAGGAGGCGGATCCCGCGAGCCTCGAGGGGCGCATGCGCGCGCAGACGGAGGCGGCGATCGCCGAGGCGGATGTCTCGCTGTTCCTGATCGATGCCCGCGTCGGCGTCACGCCGGTCGACGAACATTTCGCCGATCTGCTGCGCCGCGTCGGCAAACCGGTGGTGCTCGTCGCCAACAAGGCCGAGGGCAAGATCGGCGAGGACGGCGTGATGGAAGCCTACAGCCTCGGTTTTGGCGAGCCGGTCGCCATCTCGGCCGAGCATGGCCAAGGCATGGCCGATCTCTTCAATGCGCTGTTGCCCTTCGAGCGGCTCGACGAGGACAAGGACATCGAGGAGGAGGGCGACGAGGAGGTCGTGATCGGCCCCGACGGCGAGGAGATCTTCCCGGAGCTCGACACCACGAAGCCGATCCGCGTCGCCATCGTCGGCCGCCCCAACGCCGGCAAGTCGACCCTCATCAATACCATGCTCGGCGAGGAGCGGCTGCTTACCGGCCCCGAGGCCGGCATCACGCGCGATTCGATTTCGGTCGACTGGACCTGGCGCGACCGTGGCTTCAAGCTCTTCGACACCGCCGGCATGCGCAAGAAGGCGCGTGTCGAGCAGAAGCTCGAAAAGCTCTCGGTCGGCGATGCCTTGAGGTCGATCCGCTTCGCCGAAGTGGTGGTCCTGATGCTCGACGCGACTATGCCCTTCGAGAAGCAGGACCTGCAGATCGCCGATCTCGTCGCCCGCGAGGGCAGGGCGCTAGTCATCGCAATCAATAAGTGGGACCTGATCGAGGACCGCCAGAAAGCGATGGCGGAACTGCGCGAGATGGCCGAGCGGCTGCTGCCGCAGGTGCGCGGCGTGCCGCTCGTCACGCTTTCGGGCCTTACCGGCTCGGGCATCGACAAGCTGATGGGCGAAATCCTGCGCGTCTACGCCCTCTGGAACCGCCGCGTGCCGACCGCGGCGCTCAATCGCTGGCTTTCGGGCGTACTCGAGCATCATCCGCCGCCAGCCGTCTCCGGCCGCCGCATCAAGCTGCGCTACATGACGCAGCCCAAGGCGCGGCCGCCGACCTTCGTCGCATTCTGCTCGCGGCCCGAGGCGTTGCCGGAGGCCTATACGCGCTATCTCATCAACGGTCTCCGCGAGGCCTTCGACCTCGACGCGGTTCCCCTGCGGCTGATGCTGCGCAAGGGCGAGAATCCCTACGAGGACAAGGCCAAGAAGCGCTGA
- a CDS encoding arylsulfatase, whose protein sequence is MKRLIASALAGLLVAGGATLMPIKAGAASEKPNILVIWGDDIGGFNISAYNNGMMGYRTPNIDQIAHDGALFTDWYGQQSCTAGRAAFITGQSPIRTGLTKVGLPGTPEGMRPEDPTIATLLRPLGYATGQFGKNHLGDRDEMLPTAHGFDEFFGNLYHLNAEEEPENVDYPASPDFKKKFGPRGVIHSWALPDGGQKIVDTGPLTRKRMETVDEEVTKSALEFMRKAHSDGKPFYVWWNSTRMHVFTHLKPSSEGKTGLGVYADGMVEHDGMVGQLLDELKTLGIEDNTIVMYSTDNGAETFTWPDGGTTMFRGEKNTNWEGGYRVPTVIRWPGVIKPGTVINDIGAHEDMLPTLVAAAGDPKAKEELLEGRTIGGRDYKVHLDGYDLGPAFRGEAAWPRHEFIYWTDDGSVAALRYDNWKMTFLEQDAKGLRVWQDPFKQLRAPLLTNLRMDPFERAEEENAMGYQRWYMDRMFAIAPAGAYVAQWLQSFREFPPRQKPGSFNLDRVMEAVSAGSQGNQ, encoded by the coding sequence ATGAAACGTCTGATCGCTTCGGCACTGGCCGGCCTTCTTGTCGCCGGCGGAGCCACGCTGATGCCCATCAAAGCCGGGGCCGCGTCCGAAAAGCCCAATATCCTCGTGATCTGGGGCGACGACATCGGCGGCTTCAACATCAGCGCCTACAACAACGGCATGATGGGCTACCGGACGCCCAATATCGACCAGATCGCCCATGACGGCGCGCTGTTCACCGACTGGTATGGCCAGCAGAGCTGCACCGCCGGCCGCGCCGCCTTCATCACCGGCCAGTCGCCGATCCGCACCGGCCTCACCAAGGTCGGCCTGCCAGGCACGCCCGAAGGCATGCGACCGGAGGATCCGACCATCGCGACGCTGCTGCGCCCGCTCGGCTATGCCACCGGCCAGTTCGGCAAGAACCATCTCGGCGATCGCGACGAGATGCTGCCGACAGCGCACGGCTTCGACGAGTTCTTCGGCAATCTCTATCATCTCAATGCCGAGGAGGAGCCGGAGAACGTCGATTACCCGGCCTCGCCCGACTTCAAGAAGAAGTTCGGCCCGCGCGGCGTTATCCATTCCTGGGCGCTGCCGGACGGCGGCCAGAAGATCGTCGATACCGGCCCACTGACCCGCAAGCGCATGGAGACCGTCGACGAGGAGGTGACGAAGTCGGCGCTCGAGTTCATGCGCAAGGCGCATTCGGATGGCAAGCCGTTCTATGTCTGGTGGAATTCAACCCGCATGCACGTCTTTACCCATCTCAAGCCCTCGTCCGAGGGAAAGACGGGTCTCGGCGTCTATGCCGATGGCATGGTCGAGCATGATGGGATGGTCGGCCAGCTGCTGGACGAGCTGAAGACGCTCGGCATCGAGGACAACACGATCGTGATGTACTCGACGGACAATGGCGCCGAGACATTCACCTGGCCCGATGGCGGCACGACGATGTTCCGAGGCGAGAAGAACACCAACTGGGAGGGCGGCTACCGCGTCCCGACGGTTATCCGCTGGCCGGGCGTCATCAAGCCGGGCACGGTGATCAACGATATCGGCGCGCATGAGGACATGCTGCCGACTCTCGTCGCCGCTGCCGGTGATCCCAAGGCCAAGGAAGAGCTGCTGGAGGGCCGAACGATCGGCGGACGCGACTACAAGGTGCATCTCGACGGTTACGACCTCGGTCCAGCCTTCCGCGGCGAGGCGGCCTGGCCGCGGCACGAGTTCATCTACTGGACCGATGACGGCAGCGTCGCGGCGCTGCGCTACGACAACTGGAAGATGACCTTCCTCGAGCAGGACGCAAAGGGCCTGCGCGTCTGGCAGGACCCGTTCAAGCAGCTGCGCGCGCCGCTTCTGACCAATCTGCGCATGGATCCGTTCGAGCGGGCGGAGGAGGAGAATGCGATGGGCTATCAGCGTTGGTACATGGACCGCATGTTCGCGATCGCACCGGCCGGCGCCTATGTCGCGCAGTGGCTTCAGAGCTTCCGCGAGTTTCCCCCGCGCCAGAAGCCGGGCAGCTTCAATCTCGATCGCGTGATGGAAGCGGTCTCTGCCGGCTCGCAGGGCAACCAGTAG